In Oncorhynchus gorbuscha isolate QuinsamMale2020 ecotype Even-year linkage group LG08, OgorEven_v1.0, whole genome shotgun sequence, one genomic interval encodes:
- the LOC124041016 gene encoding angiopoietin-related protein 3-like isoform X2, which produces MKLTLTFLFVLVASWPLVLCAKEEPMSNDSPLPQVPAVETRSRFAALDDVRLLANGLLQLGHSLRDFVHKTKSQINDIFQKLNIFDSSFNQLSVLASEIKGEEEELKKTTVVLKANNEEIRNLSLEINSKVESILQERSQLRSKVGGLEVKLSSLSQGLVPAEQLAEINSLKDVIHTQERSISDLLKAVREQSDQLNHQRSKMKTLELTYNPFMQETIEKPSDNFQSATPTLAGYLTNTSTNGSLDMTDLSSDCSELFNKGERASGVYAIKPNQSEPFMVYCDMGEDGGATVIQRRKDGSMNFHQNWEKYENGFGDFQGEFWLGLRKIHSLASQGDTFLNIQLEDWKRGKRFIEYNFSLDGPEAHYRIHLSQASGNLPDAMSNHTGMMFSTKDQDNDKLEDSHCAYTYTGGWWFNACGDTNLNGKYIHARPKGRSERRRGIHWMPTRGASYFLRSTQISIRSTPATTFASTSSETGNFNSE; this is translated from the exons ATGAAGCTAACGCTAACCTTTCTGTTCGTTCTTGTGGCTTCTTGGCCCCTGGTCCTCTGCGCCAAGGAGGAGCCCATGTCCAATGATTCTCCTCTACCTCAGGTTCCCGCCGTTGAAACTCGCTCCCGCTTCGCCGCTCTAGATGACGTGCGCCTCCTGGCCAACGGTCTCCTCCAGCTCGGCCACAGCCTCAGGGACTTCGTCCATAAGACCAAGAGCCAGATAAACGACATCTTCCAGAAACTCAACATCTTCGACAGCTCCTTCAACCAGCTCTCCGTGCTGGCCAGCGAGAtcaagggagaagaggaggagctgAAGAAAACCACAGTGGTGCTCAAGGCCAACAACGAGGAGATACGGAACCTGTCGCTGGAGATCAATTCAAAAGTGGAGAGCATCCTGCAGGAGCGTAGCCAGCTTCGGAGCAAGGTGGGAGGGCTGGAGGTGAAGCTGAGCAGCCTGTCTCAGGGCCTGGTCCCCGCCGAGCAGCTGGCTGAGATCAACTCACTGAAG GATGTGATCCACACCCAGGAGAGGAGCATCAGTGACCTGCTGAAGGCCGTGAGAGAGCAGAGTGACCAGCTCAACCACCAGAGAAGCAAGATGAAAACTCTGGAG CTCACCTACAACCCTTTCATGCAAGAGACCATTGAGAAACCATCAGACAACTTCCAGTCTGCCACACCCACCCTCGCTGGGTATTTGACCAACACCTCCACCAATGGCAGTTTGGACATGACGG ATCTCTCATCAGACTGCAGTGAGCTATTCAACAAGGGCGAGAGAGCCAGTGGAGTGTACGCCATCAAGCCTAACCAATCTGAGCCCTTCATGGTCTACTGTGACATGGGTGAAG ATGGAGGCGCTACTGTCATCCAGAGAAGGAAGGATGGGTCGATGAATTTTCATCAGAATTGGGAGAAATATGAAAACGGATTTGGAGACTTTCAAG GAGAGTTCTGGCTGGGCCTGAGGAAGATCCACTCCCTCGCTAGTCAAGGTGACACTTTCCTGAACATCCAACTGGAGGACTGGAAAAGGGGCAAGCGTTTCATTGAGTACAACTTCTCTCTGGATGGACCCGAGGCCCACTATAGAATCCACCTCTCACAGGCGTCCGGAAATCTGCCTGACGCAATGAGCAACCACACCGGTATGATGTTCTCCACCAAGGACCAGGACAATGACAAACTTGAAGACTCACACTGTGCCTATACCTACACAG GCGGCTGGTGGTTCAACGCTTGCGGAGACACCAATCTGAACGGGAAATATATCCACGCGAGACCCAAGGGACGGTCAGAGCGTAGGAGGGGAATCCACTGGATGCCAACCCGAGGGGCCTCCTACTTCCTCCGATCCACCCAGATCTCCATTCGCTCCACCCCTGCCACTACCTTCGCTTCAACCTCCTCAGAGACAGGCAACTTCAACTCAGAATGA
- the LOC124041016 gene encoding angiopoietin-related protein 3-like isoform X1, giving the protein MKLTLTFLFVLVASWPLVLCAKEEPMSNDSPLPQVPAVETRSRFAALDDVRLLANGLLQLGHSLRDFVHKTKSQINDIFQKLNIFDSSFNQLSVLASEIKGEEEELKKTTVVLKANNEEIRNLSLEINSKVESILQERSQLRSKVGGLEVKLSSLSQGLVPAEQLAEINSLKDVIHTQERSISDLLKAVREQSDQLNHQRSKMKTLEVKLTYNPFMQETIEKPSDNFQSATPTLAGYLTNTSTNGSLDMTDLSSDCSELFNKGERASGVYAIKPNQSEPFMVYCDMGEDGGATVIQRRKDGSMNFHQNWEKYENGFGDFQGEFWLGLRKIHSLASQGDTFLNIQLEDWKRGKRFIEYNFSLDGPEAHYRIHLSQASGNLPDAMSNHTGMMFSTKDQDNDKLEDSHCAYTYTGGWWFNACGDTNLNGKYIHARPKGRSERRRGIHWMPTRGASYFLRSTQISIRSTPATTFASTSSETGNFNSE; this is encoded by the exons ATGAAGCTAACGCTAACCTTTCTGTTCGTTCTTGTGGCTTCTTGGCCCCTGGTCCTCTGCGCCAAGGAGGAGCCCATGTCCAATGATTCTCCTCTACCTCAGGTTCCCGCCGTTGAAACTCGCTCCCGCTTCGCCGCTCTAGATGACGTGCGCCTCCTGGCCAACGGTCTCCTCCAGCTCGGCCACAGCCTCAGGGACTTCGTCCATAAGACCAAGAGCCAGATAAACGACATCTTCCAGAAACTCAACATCTTCGACAGCTCCTTCAACCAGCTCTCCGTGCTGGCCAGCGAGAtcaagggagaagaggaggagctgAAGAAAACCACAGTGGTGCTCAAGGCCAACAACGAGGAGATACGGAACCTGTCGCTGGAGATCAATTCAAAAGTGGAGAGCATCCTGCAGGAGCGTAGCCAGCTTCGGAGCAAGGTGGGAGGGCTGGAGGTGAAGCTGAGCAGCCTGTCTCAGGGCCTGGTCCCCGCCGAGCAGCTGGCTGAGATCAACTCACTGAAG GATGTGATCCACACCCAGGAGAGGAGCATCAGTGACCTGCTGAAGGCCGTGAGAGAGCAGAGTGACCAGCTCAACCACCAGAGAAGCAAGATGAAAACTCTGGAGGTGAAG CTCACCTACAACCCTTTCATGCAAGAGACCATTGAGAAACCATCAGACAACTTCCAGTCTGCCACACCCACCCTCGCTGGGTATTTGACCAACACCTCCACCAATGGCAGTTTGGACATGACGG ATCTCTCATCAGACTGCAGTGAGCTATTCAACAAGGGCGAGAGAGCCAGTGGAGTGTACGCCATCAAGCCTAACCAATCTGAGCCCTTCATGGTCTACTGTGACATGGGTGAAG ATGGAGGCGCTACTGTCATCCAGAGAAGGAAGGATGGGTCGATGAATTTTCATCAGAATTGGGAGAAATATGAAAACGGATTTGGAGACTTTCAAG GAGAGTTCTGGCTGGGCCTGAGGAAGATCCACTCCCTCGCTAGTCAAGGTGACACTTTCCTGAACATCCAACTGGAGGACTGGAAAAGGGGCAAGCGTTTCATTGAGTACAACTTCTCTCTGGATGGACCCGAGGCCCACTATAGAATCCACCTCTCACAGGCGTCCGGAAATCTGCCTGACGCAATGAGCAACCACACCGGTATGATGTTCTCCACCAAGGACCAGGACAATGACAAACTTGAAGACTCACACTGTGCCTATACCTACACAG GCGGCTGGTGGTTCAACGCTTGCGGAGACACCAATCTGAACGGGAAATATATCCACGCGAGACCCAAGGGACGGTCAGAGCGTAGGAGGGGAATCCACTGGATGCCAACCCGAGGGGCCTCCTACTTCCTCCGATCCACCCAGATCTCCATTCGCTCCACCCCTGCCACTACCTTCGCTTCAACCTCCTCAGAGACAGGCAACTTCAACTCAGAATGA
- the LOC124041015 gene encoding ubiquitin-conjugating enzyme E2 U-like has protein sequence MHTHAHFLLRNQYLKLQTANLKGVEAKPVSHSLLEWEAKVEGLKDTLWEGAVLPLTLHFTESYNSVPPTVEFNAIPFHPNVDKDTGSPCIPCLDSEWNPSISISSILLSIQTMLSNPVLEGAVNPEAADMLWTSPSTYHRVVLECVRASQELERTRKAVQLNSQNRLVRRIPFEDYLKTWTKMATTKAGSWMRMESLEDLIKRPETFAMYYGTPDKDSPMGTQCETFRTLMYGTVHQPKKTKPVSEGRQARMDQMRKIYLLYRTPDMLTPQVNVQRDSMTTRGLCRAHDREQLDLWENEVDKLVAWTHSLSFEELEEE, from the exons ATGCACACCCACGCCCACTTCTTGCTGCGAAACCAGTACCTCAAACTGCAGACAGCGAATCTAAAA GGAGTGGAGGCCAAGCCAGTAAGTCACAGCCTGCTTGAATGGGAGGCTAAAGTGGAAGGACTGAAAGACACGTTGTGGGAAG GTGCTGTTTTGCCGCTGACATTGCATTTCACTGAGTCTTACAACTCAGTCCCTCCAACCGTGGAATTCAACGCCATCCCTTTCCACCCCAATG TGGACAAGGACACAGGTAGCCCATGTATCCCCTGCCTGGACAGCGAGTGGAACCCCAGCATCTCAATCAGCAGTATTCTTCTGAGCATCCAG ACCATGCTGTCCAACCCAGTCCTGGAGGGAGCGGTGAACCCCGAAGCTGCTGACATGCTCTGGACCAGCCCATCCACCTACCACCGTGTGGTGTTGGAATGTGTCAGGGCCAGCCAGGAACTGGAGA GGACCAGGAAAGCTGTGCAGTTGAACTCACAAAACAG GCTTGTGAGGAGAATCCCCTTTGAGGATTATCTGAAGACATGGACAAAGATGGCCACCACTAAAGCTGGCTCGTGGATGAGGATGGAAT CCCTGGAGGATCTCATCAAGCGCCCTGAGACCTTTGCCATGTATTATGGGACACCAGACAAGGACTCTCCCATGGGGACACAGTGTGAAAC GTTCAGAACCTTAATGTATGGTACCGTGCACCAGCCTAAGAAGACCAAACCAGTGAGTGAGGGGAGACAGGCGAGGATGGACCAAATGAGAAAGATttacctcctctacagaacacCAG ACATGCTGACCCCTCAGGTGAATGTGCAGAGAGACTCCATGACCACCAGGGGTCTCTGTCGAGCACATGACAGAGAGCAACTGGACCTCTGGGAGAACGAGGTGGACAAACTGGTGGCctggacacactcactgtcattcgaggagttggaggaggagtGA